In Lolium rigidum isolate FL_2022 chromosome 7, APGP_CSIRO_Lrig_0.1, whole genome shotgun sequence, the DNA window aatacatcatagtggatctagagatcctattacaagacACATACCGGAAGCAAAGTAACggttgtggtccatctattccacaggcaactgttgacgtcaggagtgatcctagttgtcgtagacgtcctgatgtccatcttcctcgtactgctgttctccttcatagtctggccatttgaatagccagggacaaagccatgagtactttaaagtactcgcaaactaatactaatgtaagcactatcaactatagtaagggggtgctaagctctaagtttatttgcataaagccaattttatttcataagcatttagtaaaagcctcttcatttgctaactaactcaagtgggaacattagtgtcattcccacaactctgttgtgattcaagtcaaattcaccattcacctttcaagttcaagtcacaggtcatatgtcatatttttgaaaattgtctgatgacggaacagtatggcctatccaatcgtccgtaaccgtggacacggctattcgaatagttctacactctgcagaggtcgtacacttgtgccacaacatttgcaataatccgtcgaggTTAATCGGCCccaatttatcacactccgtgtgtggactaccaaccataacctttcacttacataccctagtataggcacctctccccatgagcttggcctcccggtgaagacaaacggtcggcacgggaaccgcacgaggcttgggccggacaattcacctcattcacgtcatttcacatcatttcttatttctttggaggcagccttggcataaccccgatgacgcttgtttagagggaacccatactaagatacataaacttccagttaagcccttacccataatcaggtattgtgggggtacttgcaaaattggaatggtatcgcatccgaacccaaccatcagtttttgtaaagttcaccatgtcattcacaagtcacattcaccttcaaaatctttcaacagaatgactcatcattcaaaGTTTttccaaagtcatttcatttcacaagttcccatctaaagtagtcaattttatttgttagcactagcaactagtcatgaggggtgctaattaactagctttgattgttctaggctaactttgatactcttgtagtattctatctctagaccaaagttaactataaaagcaagttataataatcaaagtaaaagcttgtaagaataaaacttgggatgggatcatgaagcgtaaagtaaattggtgagtgtgccttgctctagtagagctttgcactttgcaataatattagcttgccttggttggtgttgtgatcaaagttctcttcttcttcctcttggtagaaaacctcctcctcttgatagtctccggtactagcgtctataaacgaatacgaggatacaatcaccaaacaatacttatggtctagactaatcacacaaatggttcacacaagctattctagcattaccacattattaacatgttggttgactttgttttcttttaaagaaaaataatttcctctcattacaaatactccctccatttcaatttatagtgcctatagattttttgcACGGTAATTAGCGCAACTCATTTTTTAACACAAAACCTCCTAAAGAGCCAAACCACGATCTCAGAAATACTCCCGATCTGCCGATCCCTCGATCCCGCTGTGGAGTCCTTTGCGGAGTAGGAGAGAAATAAGGAAAGTCAAAACAGAAACGGACGAGATATTGCAAATAAACACAGATATactcttatattatgaaacaaatgcagaaaatctataggcactatagaatgaaacagagggagtattgatTAAGGTTTCTCTTTATTTCTTTGGAGAAatacttttctctcattgaatcttgtttaagatttaatttcctcatatgataatatatgaactcatgttgaccaaggtcaacacttcatactcatcatttgggaaaatgatttaaatgaggtgatgcacctcatgcaatttaataccaacatagtaatgatttaatatcatcaaataattcaatgTGAGAAttgatagaccatggtctctacctcatgtagaattacttgagactaaATGAGAAGGATACATCTCATATGATTcaataattagttggaacaatttaaatagtactatggcaatcatttaatattctcaaataaaaaCATAAGGGGTaatgaagactaatgtcatcacctcatgcattttaaattCTACTTTggtttaagatcctcaagtgagaaagtatgagaccatgcaacaagggtcatcacattacatcataccacttgggaagatgatttaaatgaagtgctacatctcatagatttaaattcctacatttgagaataatttaaatgggctagtaatggctacatagccattatttgattctaacccatgatcatatacagtaaccatatcatatttttacataaacaattagagtatttgaaaagtgaattatgagagttggaatcaactcaaaagcatgtatggttgatttttaataattgtttgaagtttgaaacgttactgccttgttatttttactattcaaattctacaacatattttgatttgaatccagtgtggttggatggggcctttcatgagatttctaaatatataaaatttatcaaaaatgaccgagtagatttgaagttattaaagATTTGGCAAAGCATCTGAGAGCAAatcacagaaaataaataaaacgaaatttgaaattaaacggagggcgggaacggagttgggccggcctagctgcggcctgggccacgcatgcatggTGCATGCATGTCGGGTGCAGGCGGAGCACGCGGCGCGTCGGATCGGGATCCGACGGCGttgggccgtcgtcttcctcccgacgtTGCCAACTTGCGGGTGCCCTAActctcacctcggagctcggattgaggcggggttaggtgcgttggaaaggcctttccaagggctacaactttggtgtaGGGCTCGAGGGCTATGGTGGCAAAAAATGGCGTCTTTGAGGGATGCCGCCGGTGGCCGTGGCGAGCTCTTTGCTTCGGTGTgcggcaaggagggagagagggaggctctaggagggagaggaggatgcTGCTAGGTGGTGTGGTGTTTTCCAAGAGCAGGGGCACTGCTTATATAGGCTCCAGGGAAGGGAACGCGACGGGGCAGGCATGGTGGCGACGTCACGGTGCACGTCGTGTGCAGGGCTCTCCGGCGTGGCTTTGGTGTCAGAGAGTGAGGTAAGGGGTAGTGGGTGACGCGCGTGCAGTGGCTGGATTGCAGGTGTAGTGTGCAGTGCACACGAGGACGAGGCCAACGTTGGCATCCTCGCGTCACGGCGTTGTCCTGTCGCGGGAGAGAGTCAACGGCCGTGTCTAGGAGTTGCGTGGGAgtgagaagagtgtggtggcgcagTGGGAGCAACTGGTTTGATGTGTGCACACAGAGAGACAAGGGTGGCCACGGGTGGGTGATCAAGGGGCATGGCATGAGTGTGGTGGTCGATTCCTTGCTTTCCTCCACCAAGTACCATGTCTGGCAGGTGTCTAGGGTCCAGGGGACTGTAGATGACATGGTGAAAGGGAGGGAAAAGGGCCAGGGCAtgtgggtgcatggtggtgacCAAGTGGGTGGCATGGTCATGTTCTTGTCAAGTTGAGCAAGGTGCAGGGCTGGCAGGTGGATGGATTGATGCTGAGGGGTGAGAGGAGGTTCCAGGGCAGCAGAGAAgggccagggttggacttggtccaaccaagAAATTCAGCATGGGCTTCATATTTGATTCtgctcacaaggtgtttgtgaaaatggctgCAAGAGAAATTTTGTTGAATTTCGggaattcctttggtggatctcattcatataatcagagaggtagaatggaggtggtggtggtcaaattggtGTTGATTTGTAAAGTTTCAAATTGGGGGtgaatcttctctttatttcaatgtCTGTACTTGCctcctctattctggtcaacctaggcagagtcaaccctgatggtcaacatcaaacttgttcatcttgatgaggtcttggaagacatggcaagagttggtcaaggttggtttaggaaaagtcaaaaccaggggtgcaaagtgggtaacattttataaatgggcaaagtgaccattatcttatgtgagttGAACTtgcattttcctttgatttgattctggtttctttgatgcatttgtgtttgttattgatatataagtgttttacaaccaatggcacaagccaaagtggccttggtcgaagatttgcaaaaatggctaaatgtgtatgtgagtgaaaatgggattttctcccaatttgttttctctcttttttatttgatttttcttgactccaaagtgattcttactagtttaggaacatttcccaaccattgaaaccattccaaaagttctagctcaaagatttgtagAAATGGCcacaacacataagaggtgatgtatcaatttttcttaatcttctaaattgtttcccttgctttacttgggcaaggttgagggtcaatttagtgttagatttggtttagatatggtttcacaccatttgggtaaggtacaAGTGCATagaacaagaattgggtattatggctatgtgtcacatatgcctctatgcatatgtgtcacatatgcctctatgcatatgttgcatttgatttttaatttgactaggcttgacccaattaaTGTTGTTGagggttgaaatggtatataggagtgatccaaccattcaccacaagtcttaggatcaagatcatcaatttcacaaatttgatatttgctctcatatgcctctatggcattattacttcctttttaaaaatcttttgtttcactttggattgggtttgagaagtactagacaaggtttatgaaggttttccaatcctctaaataaagtagaaatgcctagggtaaagttttacaaaaatagccataggcacatatgcctttttcttattgttatcaccagaatttggccaagtcagaggtgggccNNNNNNNNNNNNNNNNNNNNNNNNNNNNNNNNNNNNNNNNNNNNNNNNNNNNNNNNNNNNNNNNNNNNNNNNNNNNNNNNNNNNNNNNNNNNNNNNNNNNAGAGTAACAGCATTACCTTTTCGCATTATCAGAAGGCTCGTCACTGGAAACACTCCCTCGAACATATGAAGAACTCTCATTCCTAGTACGACTTCTCCCACTTGGTGATCGTGACCTTCTACTGCTGTGGCTAGCTGAGCTCCTTGTAATTTGCCTTGACCTATCGTCATTCCCATCATTTCCTTTCTCTCCTCTTCTATCAGCGGCATCTTTCTTTCCCTCTCTGGCGTCTTTCCGATATTCTTTGGCATCATCCCATCTATCCGATCCATGTTTAGTATACCTGCCTGAGCCTTTTTCCTCTTTGTAACTACCTTTTTTATCAATACTTCCATGCACGCCATGTTTGTCACTATCACCAAACTTGTCAGATCTAGAAGATTCAGAGTCTTTTCCATTGCCAACCTTCACCTCTTTTTTAAAATCTTCCTCATGGCTGTTCCTTTCTAAGCGCCTGTGAGTGCTCTCCACATTATTATTGTTTTCAGAACGATGGCCGGAAgacggctttccattcttcaaatcTATCTCCGTGTGTCCATGTGCCTTTTCACTTGTTTTATGAATCACACCCATCGGCTGAATAGAAGTTGTGGCTTCTCCATTCTGTGTGTCATGAATGCTTCGCTCTTTTCCGGATTCTGCGTTTGGCCTTCCTCGAGATCCTGCATCACTGGATTTATGATTGTCACCTGAAACACTTTGGACTGAAGCAATACTTTCACTATTGCCAGTGGGTTGTTCACCATCAAATTTTTTCTCGCCTACAGTGTGATTGTTCATCAAAGTCAATAAAGTATTCATAATTTAGAAACTTAATAAATTCTGGGAAACCATGTCCTGTgagtgtttgtcaagaacttacTTTCTTCAGGATGAGCTGCACCAACTTCAATTTCAGATGAtaaatttgaaattaaactcttACCATCACCTtcaccatcatcatcttcatcatctgaATCATAACTAGCAAGACCAAGAAGAGCACCTTTAGGAGAGCTTAACCCAGCACCATCagaatgatcagtagagctaacaCTGGTTGACTTAGCAGCAACAACAACTTTAGCTGTGGTCTTGACTTTTGATTCTCTCAGATCAGGATCCTTTGAGCTAGAGAAACCAGTGATCTCATTCACTGAAAACAGATGCAATTATCAGTAATGTAAGATATCTATTTACTTTATAATTTAATACAATTCACTCACTTTTATCTGATGAATCATCTTCATTCATAACTTTCGTCGCAATCTCATCAAAAAGATCATCCGTAACCTGGAAATGACAAAGAGAACAGAAGTAAGAAAATGGTATTATTGTTGTATTTCTTAGATTAGAAGTAAATGGCCTATTAAACCTAGTTGAATAACATCCATGCAAATAAATAACCTTTAGAAGAACTTCTGTCAACACACGCTTAATTTCATGGTTGATTGCTGCTGTCCGGGCCTTTTCGATTTCATCCTGCAAATGTTTCAAGTCCAGTATGTCAATTATAAAGAGGGGCATGTTAATATCCAAGTTGAATttggaaaggaaaaaaaagaagaatAAAGATCAGCTCATTGTTCAACTATGTTTTCTGTTTATCCCCTGagaaaaatactccctccatccctagacactaaatagcatctagaattctagatacatccaattaCTATCCAAAGTTAGATTTCCTTTAATTGATGTTGCTCCAAGcacaatactccctctgttctgatTTCGTCCACATTCTAGACCAAATTTTTGTTCCATATCAATagacattctagcttttagtcagcAAAAACACAGAAAACGAAGCAATCTTGCTCTCTCTTTTGGAAGGCactattttcaatgtagcttggattggttaaAGTAGTACTAATAATAAATGCAGTACTAGTTGGTCTGATTTTTTGTCTAGGATGTATACTAAATCAGAACAGAGGGAATAGCTTTCAGTAACTAGCACAAGGTCTAATGTTTCCACCGGATCCAAAAGAACCAAACAAGTTACAgacagaaaaaaaaaatacactcTGCTTTGGAAAATTAATTATAGGAAATAACAGATTTGCTAATACAGTATGACAAGGAGCCTCGAGTCTCGAAGACTAGTAAAACTATCCAGGTTGATTCACTGACAAAACCAAACTAGGAAAGACTTGCCACATGGCGTGCCATTTCTCTCACCATTATGAGATCCACTTGTTCTTCAGAAATCACTATATAACTAAACTTATAAAACTCAAATAAATATTTACGATGAATTGTTTTGCTTCTCAAAGCCGCTAGGCACCTCCACTCAATCTAACAGCCCAACCATTAATCTAGGTCACTTTGATTTACAGATGTTGAACCAATAATTATTCTGCATTTGAAGTCGTCGCGCTACTAATTTAGCTTTGAACTACTAACATGCACATGGTACTAGGCGTACTGAAATAAATCATTAGGGAGGAATTTTGCATGCAAATGAATCACATTAAAGCAGATTAATAGCATGATAGGTACTGCACTAATGAGTAATAATAAATGGAGAAGAGcacctcatcatcttcatcatcttcgaTTGATTTAGCTGAACCAATGCTTCTGCTATCAGTTTCGTTAGCTATTTTTGGTGGTTCTGCAGCATCTTCAGATTCCATTGAATCAGAATTTGTCGAGTGTTGCACTGAAGCACTCACTggagtagattttttttttagaagTTCTTCTCGGAGCCAGTTAGGTACTGGAGGCTGGTACATAGTCAAACACGAGAGTCAGTTGAGTTTAAAGGATATGATGATTAGGAAGGGAAatgcattgccagacacaacaaaAACCTACTTTCTTTGACCGTTCAGCGAATAAAGGGTTTGCATCTGTGGGGAATGCTTCAGTTAGACTACCAACACCAAATACTGCAGGTGGAACATAGTTTGAACCAGAGAGTGCTCCAAAGAGTGGCCCAGTATGCAAAGAAGGATCCATCTGTAACGGAATAAAACATAAGCACCACTGTATCGATGATTTGAGAGATTATTACAGAGTAATAAACTACAGATATATAAACCTGTGGTGCTTGTGGTGGTACTGGAGCTTGAGGGTAAAATCCAAGTGAAGCAGATGGGCCCCATGATTGAGTTGATATTGCAGCTGTACCATGTTCAGACATTGCTGCTGGAACGGTAGAACTGATATTTATCGTTTGATGCACTGCCATATCAGGAGCTTTTCTGCTATCAAACTCCAAAGGTTGGTCACTGGGATCAGCCATCATCCTGTAAGACTGTACACCATGAGCAGGCACACTAGGAGGCCCTCGAGGAAATCCATCTTGAACTGATGGGGCAGTTAGAGATGGCTGAGCTTGTGGGCTTGGATATTGATGCATAGCATTCCCATTACCTGTTATTACATGGCATAGTCAATCTTTTAATATCAAACCCTGAGCAGAATACATATCAGAATCAACCAAATGTAAAACAACCCCCGTCTAGTAATTAAGGATTTCAGCATGAATGTTTGCAGGAGACAAATATTCCATCTCTTCAACATGTCAATGGATGATGGATCAAATACATTTGTTTACCAATTTGAGCTGCAAGGAATTAAGAGCAACCTAGAAAAGCTACGCATGCTATACCACTGCATTCACCGAAAACTTGATATAATAAGTCATTGGGAAAAGAAACACGAGCATCATGGTGCATGCAACCACCAATTAAGGATTTCAGCATGAATGTTTGCAGGAGACCAATATTCCAATATTCCATCTATTCAACATGTTAATGGATGATGGATCAAATACATTTGTTTACCAATTTGAGCTGCAAGGAATTAAGAGCAACCTAGAAAAGCTAGGTATGCTATACCACTGCATTCACCGAAAACTTGATATAATAAGTCATTGGGAAAAGAAACACGAGCATCATGGTGCATGCAACCACCAATTTGTTTGGCACCTGCCTTATCCTGCTTCATTTAAGACCAGCAAAAACAGATATATCCTACACACTGCCTCGAAATACTACATAAGTGGCTACAAGATCACGAGATAGAAAGTCCAACACACTGCCTCTAAAATCAGTGATGCTTTAGACTTTTCAGTCTTTCTGCAACTGAACTGAATCAGGGATAGACCTAATTATGACTCAGGCCACACAAGCAAATTAAATTGCCAAGCAAGGCATACCTGGAGCAGAAGAATAATTATAAGATACCTCCTGCTCATAGGTGGATGGAAATGGACCAAAATTCTTCAGTGGTGGCGCCATGGGACCTCTATCTGCAATTTCATCTTCAGATCCATTCTGAAACTTACATATCCATCTGTAAAATATattgagcaagagcaacaagacatGTTACCTTGCAAATAGTTCGTTTCCCTCTGTTGACCTGTCATTTGAAATGGCAACTGGTCGCTACTTGATTGAGGGATTGGTGGATGACCAGCTGGTTGCTGATACTGATCATTCTGACCATAATGGTGGGGTATTGCATGCTGCTGAATCTGGTGATTCTCTGTAACAACAGATTTAGCAGCAGCCCATTCCTTCGCCTTTGTGGCCCAATCATCCTCATTGGCAAGCCCTTCGAGTTGATTTGTTTTTAGAAATTTAACCGTCATAAGAAACTAGCAAATTTATTACTGCAAGGGACTTTTCTGCCCCAGGGAGCTTCTTTAAGCTGGCATACTATTGTATAGAACTAAAATTCCATTGTAAGTCGATTAACTAACAAAGTACAACTACATCAGAAACCAGTAATCACGACACAGCTTGGGAAGGACTGATTGTGTACTCAAGTAGATCAAAAGCAAAGGC includes these proteins:
- the LOC124671194 gene encoding histone-lysine N-methyltransferase SETD1A-like (The sequence of the model RefSeq protein was modified relative to this genomic sequence to represent the inferred CDS: added 166 bases not found in genome assembly), translated to MDAYHHQHRFAGSGEAPPPQQPAPPSHWHPGPAPPYHPYPPQHHQWGPPPPDHQHQHQQHPQPPPSYAYQPPPPPMPPAPGNPWPPHHAAAQPPPPSYPPPPPGQAWPNHSWAQNHGYPGLANEDDWATKAKEWAAAKSVVTENHQIQQHAIPHHYGQNDQYQQPAGHPPIPQSSSDQLPFQMTGQQRETNYLQDRGPMAPPLKNFGPFPSTYEQEVSYNYSSAPGNGNAMHQYPSPQAQPSLTAPSVQDGFPRGPPSVPAHGVQSYRMMADPSDQPLEFDSRKAPDMAVHQTINISSTVPAAMSEHGTAAISTQSWGPSASLGFYPQAPVPPQAPQMDPSLHTGPLFGALSGSNYVPPAVFGVGSLTEAFPTDANPLFAERSKKPPVPNWLREELLKKKSTPVSASVQHSTNSDSMESEDAAEPPKIANETDSRSIGSAKSIEDDEDDEDEIEKARTAAINHEIKRVLTEVLLKVTDDLFDEIATKVMNEDDSSDKMNEITGFSSSKDPDLRESKVKTTAKVVVAAKSTSVSSTDHSDGAGLSSPKGALLGLASYDSDDEDDDGEGDGEKKFDGEQPTGNSESIASVQSVSGDNHKSSDAGSRGRPNAESGKERSIHDTQNGEATTSIQPMGVIHKTSEKAHGHTEIDLKNGKPSSGHRSENNNNVESTHRRLERNSHEEDFKKEVKVGNGKDSESSRSDKFGDSDKHGVHGSIDKKGSYKEEKGSGRYTKHGSDRWDDAKEYRKDAREGKKDAADRRGEKGNDGNDDRSRQITRSSASHSSRRSRSPSGRSRTRNESSSYVRGSVSSDEPSDNAKRKSHSRKNSMSPSPPKSRNRRVSRSPHSKHHRRHSPYSSAERKKRSRSRTPVKRR